A single Mycobacteriales bacterium DNA region contains:
- a CDS encoding ADP-ribosylglycohydrolase family protein, with the protein MRLDSTQTDRAVGVLMGQAAGDALGVPYEYGSRTLTGEPQMLGGGLGGIAPGQWSDDTEMALCIADVAATGADLRTDEAQEAIAAGFLRWYADNPPDVGVQTRQVLSASRGQGATAMRGFSERLHEQSGRTAGNGSLMRTGPVALAHLGDTDAIVEAARLTSALTHHDPVAGDACALWCLAIDHAVRTGELDVRVGLPHVDEAYWAPLLAEAETVDPSHYRHSNGWVVAALLGAWSAISRTDGLVAGLHAAVAGGGDTDTVAAIAGQLLGARYGGSAVPARYRRLLHGWPGMRSRDLARLAVLTTRGGQPARHGWPSAPTHHYDATPTAVVVHPDDPGVLLGAIGAVRPGVADAVVSLCRMGRDEVPLAGVAPEDHVEFWLVDEVDANLDPGSVLRDAAATVAALRAEGKTVLLHCVAMHSRTPLVAAVYGALVTGDSVRESLDRVEAALPVTYLNPDLLEAALA; encoded by the coding sequence ATGCGCCTCGACAGCACGCAGACCGACCGAGCGGTCGGAGTCCTCATGGGCCAGGCCGCAGGCGACGCGCTCGGGGTCCCCTACGAGTACGGCAGTCGCACGCTTACGGGTGAGCCGCAGATGCTCGGCGGAGGCCTCGGCGGCATCGCGCCCGGGCAGTGGAGTGACGACACCGAGATGGCGTTGTGCATCGCCGACGTGGCGGCAACCGGCGCCGACCTGCGCACCGACGAGGCACAGGAGGCGATCGCCGCGGGCTTCCTGCGGTGGTACGCCGACAACCCGCCCGATGTCGGCGTCCAGACCCGCCAGGTCCTGAGCGCCAGCCGCGGCCAGGGCGCCACAGCGATGCGAGGCTTCAGCGAGCGCCTGCACGAGCAGTCCGGCCGGACCGCCGGCAACGGCAGCCTCATGCGCACCGGGCCCGTCGCCCTGGCCCACCTCGGTGACACCGACGCGATCGTCGAGGCCGCGCGCCTCACCAGCGCCCTGACCCACCACGACCCCGTCGCCGGCGACGCCTGCGCGCTGTGGTGCCTGGCGATCGACCACGCCGTCCGCACCGGCGAGCTCGACGTCCGCGTCGGCCTCCCCCACGTCGATGAGGCCTACTGGGCCCCGCTCCTCGCCGAGGCCGAGACCGTCGACCCGAGCCACTACCGCCACAGCAACGGCTGGGTCGTCGCGGCGCTGCTCGGCGCCTGGTCGGCGATCAGCCGCACCGACGGGCTCGTCGCCGGTCTGCACGCCGCTGTCGCCGGAGGTGGCGACACCGACACGGTCGCCGCCATCGCCGGCCAGCTGCTCGGCGCCCGCTACGGCGGCTCCGCCGTCCCCGCTCGCTACCGGCGGCTGCTCCACGGCTGGCCCGGGATGCGCTCGCGCGACCTGGCGCGCCTGGCCGTCCTCACCACCCGGGGCGGCCAACCTGCCCGCCACGGCTGGCCGAGCGCACCGACCCACCACTACGACGCGACACCGACCGCGGTCGTCGTCCACCCCGACGACCCGGGTGTGCTGCTCGGTGCGATCGGCGCGGTCCGCCCTGGCGTCGCCGACGCCGTCGTCAGCCTCTGCCGGATGGGCCGCGACGAGGTGCCGCTCGCAGGTGTCGCGCCCGAGGACCACGTCGAGTTCTGGCTCGTCGACGAGGTCGACGCCAACCTCGACCCGGGTTCCGTCCTGCGCGACGCCGCCGCGACCGTCGCGGCCCTGCGCGCCGAGGGCAAGACGGTCCTGCTGCACTGCGTCGCCATGCACTCCCGCACGCCGCTCGTGGCCGCCGTCTACGGTGCGCTCGTGACCGGTGACAGCGTCCGTGAGTCCCTCGACCGCGTGGAGGCGGCGCTGCCCGTCACCTACCTCAACCCCGACCTGCTCGAGGCGGCTCTCGCATGA
- a CDS encoding MmcQ/YjbR family DNA-binding protein, with the protein MATWDDVRQVALDLPGAVEEPGPTSTSWRVGSKAFCWERFLRPSERAGLPDPPGGPALGVRVADPGVAHALAAARPDLWLVVAGYGLHPMALLHVERASFDDVDEAITDAWLCRAPTRLRDAFLAR; encoded by the coding sequence GTGGCCACCTGGGACGACGTGCGGCAGGTCGCGCTGGACCTCCCGGGCGCGGTCGAGGAGCCCGGCCCTACCAGCACCTCGTGGCGGGTGGGCAGCAAGGCCTTCTGCTGGGAGCGGTTCCTGCGACCCAGCGAGCGTGCGGGGCTGCCGGACCCCCCGGGCGGGCCGGCGCTCGGCGTGCGCGTCGCGGACCCCGGCGTCGCCCACGCCCTCGCCGCCGCTCGCCCGGACCTCTGGCTCGTCGTGGCGGGCTACGGCCTGCACCCGATGGCGCTCCTGCACGTCGAGCGCGCGTCCTTCGACGACGTCGATGAGGCCATCACCGACGCCTGGCTCTGCCGGGCTCCCACGCGGCTGCGCGACGCGTTCCTCGCCCGCTGA
- a CDS encoding histidine kinase, which produces MSEDRSLGWRDVLVPLLVLVIAVVEAVSYGPPRLPLVLGVEAFACALMVGRRRWPLVTAAAAILPLLGLSHVGPAVDVLAAPVLVMVLASFSLGRWVADLRGLAVLVPAYVLTVAGVERSDGNPPDITDVVFVAALLVPPYVFGRVMRTLDERSARLAAQAELLSRLQATVRDDAVAAERARIARELHDVLAHSISAMVVQASAGEELVRRDPDRAATAMAQVAETGRRALAETGRLLSLVRDDHDELGLDPDPGLDRLDELVDQFRRSGLDVEVHVDGDLDELSAGIDLSSYRIVQEALTNALKYSLDRRVELRLRRTSGSLVIEAENRGRPGPSTGSGLGLVGMAERVSVYGGTIEHEFTRDGRFRLAVVLPVEMADV; this is translated from the coding sequence ATGAGCGAGGACCGGAGCCTCGGCTGGCGCGATGTGCTGGTGCCGCTGCTGGTGCTCGTCATCGCGGTGGTGGAGGCGGTGTCCTACGGGCCGCCGCGGCTGCCGCTCGTGCTGGGCGTCGAGGCGTTCGCCTGCGCGCTGATGGTCGGGCGACGGCGGTGGCCTCTCGTGACCGCCGCGGCGGCGATCCTGCCGCTGCTCGGGCTGTCCCACGTCGGACCCGCGGTGGACGTTCTCGCGGCCCCGGTCCTGGTGATGGTGCTGGCGTCATTCAGCCTCGGGCGCTGGGTGGCCGACCTGCGGGGGCTCGCTGTGCTCGTCCCGGCCTACGTGCTCACGGTCGCCGGAGTCGAGCGCTCGGACGGCAACCCACCGGACATCACCGATGTCGTGTTCGTCGCGGCGCTGCTCGTCCCGCCGTACGTCTTCGGTCGCGTCATGCGCACCCTCGACGAGCGCAGCGCACGACTGGCCGCGCAGGCGGAGCTGCTCTCGCGGCTGCAGGCGACGGTCCGCGACGACGCCGTGGCCGCGGAGCGGGCGCGGATCGCGCGCGAGCTGCACGACGTGCTGGCGCACTCGATCAGCGCAATGGTGGTGCAGGCGTCGGCGGGGGAGGAGCTCGTGCGGCGCGACCCTGATCGGGCGGCGACGGCGATGGCGCAGGTCGCCGAGACCGGCCGGCGCGCGCTGGCCGAGACCGGGCGGCTGCTGTCGCTCGTCCGTGACGACCACGACGAGCTCGGGCTCGACCCCGACCCGGGGCTCGACCGGCTGGACGAGCTCGTCGACCAGTTCCGTCGTAGCGGCCTCGACGTGGAGGTGCACGTCGATGGCGACCTGGACGAGCTGTCTGCGGGGATCGACCTGTCCTCCTATCGCATCGTGCAGGAGGCGCTGACCAACGCCTTGAAGTACTCCCTCGACCGGCGCGTCGAGCTGCGTCTACGACGCACAAGCGGCTCGCTCGTCATCGAGGCGGAGAACCGCGGACGCCCCGGGCCGTCCACCGGCAGCGGGCTCGGCTTGGTGGGGATGGCCGAGCGGGTGTCGGTCTACGGCGGCACGATCGAGCACGAGTTCACCCGTGACGGCCGCTTCCGGCTCGCGGTCGTGCTGCCGGTCGAGATGGCGGACGTGTGA
- a CDS encoding lamin tail domain-containing protein → MRRLPLVLLSFALTAGGLTALAPQAASAAVPNATPCTSPNPGEVTVVWFDVEQGDSQLVIGPTGRTLLVDLGETAWNATTGTKAESVAARIRSACGVTSGPVHLDYVLASHHHLDHIGYAGNPNDTTAYGNGLWRLLHQDHLGFTVGTVLDRDGGTWTDADGDNRCDVGTSSAPAPEVAWNNAGTVSQTSRRWICWLYGPAGQRDRAAIEGKVVTLRNTVAFPSLDLGAGVTTRIVQANAKGVLQADGVTPVSGDHTSDPVPPSENDYSVAVKVQYGGWSYATAGDTDGEYSTSSFGYSYNDVERGLVSAFGDVSTARANHHGSSHSSSAAYVGGLDPETAFVSCGTNSYGHPANRVLDAFQAAGADVYLANNPCDTTDGSGAAIDYTGTFNSNGDVRLRTTGAGAGYVVTHDTGSRSYSTGSTASPGTPSSVRVNEYLMAPSTGNEWVELYNPTSTSLAIGGLWIDDVAGGGGAPKQIPAGTTIAPGGRWVMEFASGFLNNTGSESVRLLATDKTTEYDVHTYSLGSTQSDKVFRRSGDGGAWCTAISTGPTKGTPNPTAC, encoded by the coding sequence GTGCGCAGACTCCCCCTCGTCCTGCTGTCCTTCGCCCTCACCGCTGGCGGCCTGACCGCGCTGGCCCCGCAGGCCGCGTCCGCGGCGGTGCCCAACGCCACGCCCTGCACGTCACCGAACCCCGGCGAGGTCACCGTCGTCTGGTTCGACGTCGAGCAGGGCGACAGCCAGCTCGTCATCGGGCCGACCGGGCGCACTCTGCTCGTCGACCTGGGCGAGACGGCGTGGAATGCCACCACCGGCACCAAGGCCGAGTCCGTCGCCGCCCGGATCCGCTCCGCCTGCGGGGTGACCAGCGGTCCGGTCCACCTCGACTACGTGCTCGCGAGCCACCACCACCTCGACCACATCGGCTACGCCGGCAACCCCAACGACACGACGGCCTACGGCAACGGCTTGTGGCGACTGCTCCACCAGGACCACCTGGGCTTCACGGTCGGCACCGTGCTCGACCGCGACGGCGGCACCTGGACCGACGCCGACGGCGACAACCGCTGCGACGTCGGGACCTCGTCGGCACCTGCACCCGAGGTCGCCTGGAACAACGCCGGCACGGTCAGCCAGACCAGCAGGCGCTGGATCTGCTGGCTCTACGGTCCCGCGGGCCAGCGCGACCGCGCCGCCATCGAGGGCAAGGTCGTGACCCTGCGCAACACGGTCGCCTTCCCGTCGCTCGACCTCGGTGCCGGCGTCACGACGCGGATCGTGCAGGCCAACGCCAAGGGCGTCCTGCAGGCGGACGGCGTCACGCCGGTCAGCGGCGACCACACGTCCGACCCGGTGCCGCCGAGCGAGAACGACTACAGCGTCGCGGTGAAGGTGCAGTACGGCGGCTGGTCCTACGCCACGGCCGGAGACACCGACGGTGAGTACTCGACCTCGTCGTTCGGCTACTCCTACAACGACGTCGAGCGTGGCCTGGTCAGTGCCTTCGGTGACGTGAGCACCGCGCGCGCCAACCACCACGGCTCGAGCCACAGCAGCAGCGCGGCGTACGTCGGTGGTCTGGATCCTGAGACGGCCTTCGTGTCCTGCGGGACCAACAGCTACGGCCATCCGGCCAACCGGGTGCTGGACGCCTTCCAGGCAGCGGGCGCTGACGTCTACCTGGCCAACAACCCCTGCGACACCACCGACGGCTCCGGTGCCGCGATCGACTACACCGGCACGTTTAACAGCAACGGCGACGTCCGACTGCGGACCACCGGCGCCGGCGCGGGCTACGTCGTCACGCACGACACGGGCAGCCGCAGCTACAGCACCGGGTCGACGGCCTCCCCGGGGACACCCAGCAGCGTGCGCGTGAACGAGTACCTGATGGCGCCGTCCACCGGCAACGAGTGGGTCGAGCTCTACAACCCGACCTCGACGTCGCTCGCGATCGGCGGGCTCTGGATCGACGACGTCGCGGGCGGCGGCGGCGCGCCGAAGCAGATCCCGGCCGGCACCACGATCGCCCCCGGTGGTCGCTGGGTGATGGAGTTCGCGAGCGGGTTCCTCAACAACACCGGCAGCGAGTCGGTGCGGCTGCTCGCCACGGACAAGACCACGGAGTACGACGTGCACACCTACTCGCTCGGCAGCACCCAGTCGGACAAGGTGTTCCGCCGGTCCGGTGACGGTGGCGCGTGGTGCACGGCTATCAGCACCGGGCCCACCAAGGGCACCCCCAACCCGACCGCCTGCTGA
- the pnuC gene encoding nicotinamide riboside transporter PnuC, producing the protein MSWTEVAGFVTGALCVFLVVRQHIANFPVGIANNVFFIVLFWRVGLYADAGLQVVYIGLALYGWWWWLHGGPDRSRLTVSRTPRPEALWLSAAGVAATVGLTAFLASTTDSTVPFWDAVTTVLSLQATYLLTRKRLENWWVWITADILYVALYAYKDLHLTAVLYAGFLGLCIAGLVQWRRAVDEPARELVEVG; encoded by the coding sequence ATGAGCTGGACCGAGGTCGCCGGCTTCGTGACCGGTGCGCTGTGCGTGTTCCTCGTCGTACGACAGCACATCGCCAACTTCCCGGTCGGCATCGCCAACAACGTGTTCTTCATCGTGCTGTTCTGGCGGGTCGGCCTCTACGCCGATGCCGGCCTGCAGGTGGTCTACATCGGACTCGCGCTCTACGGCTGGTGGTGGTGGCTGCACGGCGGCCCGGACAGGAGCCGCCTGACCGTCAGCAGGACACCGCGACCCGAAGCCCTGTGGCTCAGTGCCGCAGGCGTCGCGGCGACCGTCGGACTCACGGCGTTCCTCGCGTCCACGACCGACTCCACCGTCCCCTTCTGGGACGCGGTGACCACCGTCCTGTCGTTGCAGGCGACCTACCTGCTCACGCGCAAGCGGCTCGAGAACTGGTGGGTCTGGATCACCGCGGACATCCTCTACGTCGCGCTCTACGCCTACAAGGACCTGCACCTCACCGCCGTCCTCTACGCGGGCTTCCTGGGGCTCTGCATCGCCGGCCTCGTCCAGTGGCGGCGGGCGGTCGACGAGCCGGCACGCGAGCTCGTCGAGGTCGGATGA
- a CDS encoding class I SAM-dependent methyltransferase, producing the protein MDEDRLMAFVGQVVGELGAVVNAPLVVIGDQLGLYRAMADGTPVTPAELAKKTGTSERYLREWLSCQAAGGYLSYEGEGRFSLPAEQAVALTDETSPACVLGGFQAFAAASRITPRLAEAFRSGEGIGWGEHDAGLFTGTARFFRPGYLAHLTQEWIPSLDGITDKLAAGARVADIGCGFGHSTTILGHSYPQAIVTGFDTHQPSIDAANKLIADAGIAERVGFEVASATDFPGTGYDLITYFDCLHDMGDPLGALRHARKALADDGTVMLVEPYAGDDLADNLTPVGRVFYGASTMICTPASLSEAVGTALGAQAGEQRLREIAAEAGFSRFRRASETPFNLVLEARP; encoded by the coding sequence GTGGACGAGGACCGACTGATGGCCTTCGTCGGCCAGGTCGTCGGCGAGCTCGGCGCGGTCGTCAACGCGCCGCTCGTCGTCATCGGCGACCAGCTCGGGCTCTATCGCGCCATGGCCGACGGCACCCCGGTCACCCCCGCCGAGCTGGCCAAGAAGACAGGGACGTCCGAGCGCTACCTGCGGGAGTGGCTGTCCTGCCAGGCAGCAGGGGGCTACCTCAGCTACGAGGGCGAGGGCCGCTTCAGCCTTCCGGCGGAGCAGGCCGTGGCTCTGACCGACGAGACGAGCCCGGCATGCGTGCTCGGCGGGTTCCAAGCGTTCGCGGCCGCCTCACGGATCACCCCCCGGCTCGCCGAGGCCTTCCGCAGCGGGGAAGGCATCGGCTGGGGCGAGCACGACGCCGGCCTGTTCACCGGCACCGCGCGCTTCTTCCGGCCCGGCTACCTCGCCCACCTCACGCAGGAGTGGATCCCCTCACTGGACGGCATCACCGACAAGTTGGCCGCGGGCGCGCGGGTCGCCGACATTGGCTGCGGCTTCGGGCACTCGACGACGATCCTCGGTCACAGCTACCCGCAGGCCATCGTCACCGGCTTCGACACCCACCAGCCCTCAATCGACGCGGCCAACAAGCTCATCGCCGACGCCGGCATCGCCGAGCGGGTCGGCTTCGAGGTCGCGTCGGCCACCGACTTCCCGGGCACGGGCTACGACCTCATCACCTACTTCGACTGCCTGCACGACATGGGCGACCCGCTCGGCGCCCTCCGCCACGCCCGCAAAGCCCTCGCCGACGACGGCACGGTCATGCTTGTCGAGCCCTACGCCGGCGATGACCTCGCCGACAACCTCACCCCCGTCGGTCGCGTCTTCTACGGCGCCTCGACGATGATCTGCACTCCGGCCTCCCTCTCCGAGGCGGTCGGCACGGCGCTCGGCGCGCAGGCCGGCGAGCAGCGCCTCCGGGAGATCGCCGCAGAGGCCGGCTTCAGCCGGTTCCGCCGCGCCAGCGAGACACCGTTCAACCTGGTCCTCGAAGCGCGTCCCTGA
- a CDS encoding AAA family ATPase has protein sequence MSRYAVGLVWGKFLPLHAGHSALIRHAAARCDRLVVVLGARHDEPIDRDLRQAWLEEEHPDVEIRAHWDDADTDYGDPVAWDLHVASLRSVLPEDVDAVFTSEEYGEELARRLGCAHELVDLSRSAVPVSGTAVRADPAAHWQHLPPAVRAHYVRRVVVLGAESTGTTTLAQALAQELGCAWVPEYGRTWSEIRPGGLEAPWASQEFDDIAVEQSRQEDVLARETPVPWLIADTDALATAVWHERYLGIRSRSVEALAASRPPALYVLTSDDVPFVQDGLRDGEHLRPWMTERFREVLRQQPAPWLEVRGSVADRVAAVLTTLALPTTPGGPLHHDANTHRPQPAASLDSREELGSGPLTTRYDDALLFASSHHRDQLRKGSQVPYLSHLMAVSGLVLEHGGDEDTAIAALLHDSVEDAPAGTGGEVLATIRQRFGEKVADIVRACSDGLDADGNRSGTWAERKRPYIEGMSHKSPEALLVTAADKTHNARCIVADVDAFGPDFWRLFNACPHQLSWYYGAVVDAVAQGLPESTIVAVLRTVVTELVERAETPDASCGCRTAGTSGSSSTLSTR, from the coding sequence ATGAGCCGCTACGCCGTCGGGCTCGTGTGGGGGAAGTTCCTACCACTGCACGCCGGCCACAGCGCCCTGATCCGCCACGCCGCGGCCCGGTGCGACCGGCTCGTCGTCGTGCTCGGGGCCCGCCACGACGAGCCGATCGACCGCGACCTGCGCCAGGCCTGGCTCGAGGAGGAGCACCCCGACGTCGAGATCCGCGCCCACTGGGACGACGCCGACACCGACTACGGCGACCCGGTCGCCTGGGACCTCCACGTCGCCTCGCTCCGCAGCGTCCTGCCGGAGGACGTGGACGCCGTCTTCACGAGCGAGGAGTACGGCGAGGAGCTCGCCCGTCGGCTGGGCTGCGCGCACGAGCTGGTCGACCTGAGTCGGAGCGCCGTGCCGGTGAGCGGCACCGCCGTGCGGGCCGATCCCGCAGCCCACTGGCAGCACCTGCCTCCGGCCGTGCGGGCGCACTACGTCCGTCGCGTCGTCGTGCTCGGCGCGGAGTCGACGGGCACGACCACCCTCGCTCAGGCCCTGGCCCAGGAGCTCGGGTGCGCCTGGGTGCCGGAGTACGGCCGGACCTGGTCCGAGATCCGCCCCGGTGGGCTGGAGGCCCCGTGGGCTTCGCAGGAGTTCGATGACATCGCCGTCGAGCAGTCGCGCCAAGAGGATGTCCTGGCCCGCGAAACGCCTGTCCCTTGGCTCATCGCCGACACCGACGCGCTCGCCACCGCCGTCTGGCACGAGCGCTACCTCGGCATCCGGAGCCGGTCCGTGGAGGCGCTGGCCGCGAGCCGGCCGCCGGCTCTTTACGTCCTCACCAGCGACGACGTCCCCTTCGTGCAGGACGGCCTGCGCGACGGCGAGCACCTCCGCCCCTGGATGACTGAGCGCTTCCGGGAGGTACTGCGCCAGCAGCCCGCCCCCTGGCTCGAGGTCCGCGGCTCCGTCGCCGACCGCGTGGCCGCTGTCCTCACGACCCTCGCTCTCCCCACGACCCCTGGAGGTCCCTTGCACCACGACGCAAACACTCACCGTCCTCAGCCCGCCGCGAGTCTCGACAGCCGCGAAGAGCTCGGCTCCGGACCGCTCACCACCAGGTACGACGACGCCCTGCTCTTCGCCTCCTCCCACCACCGCGACCAGCTCCGCAAGGGGTCGCAGGTGCCCTACCTCTCGCACCTCATGGCGGTCAGTGGACTCGTCCTCGAGCACGGCGGCGACGAGGACACGGCAATCGCAGCCCTGCTCCACGACTCCGTCGAGGACGCACCGGCGGGCACCGGGGGCGAGGTGCTGGCGACGATCAGGCAGCGCTTCGGCGAGAAGGTCGCCGACATCGTGCGGGCGTGCAGCGACGGCCTCGACGCCGACGGCAACCGGTCAGGCACCTGGGCCGAGCGCAAGCGCCCCTACATCGAGGGGATGAGCCACAAGTCCCCCGAGGCCCTGCTCGTGACGGCGGCGGACAAGACCCACAACGCCCGGTGCATCGTCGCCGACGTCGACGCCTTCGGCCCCGACTTCTGGAGGCTCTTCAACGCCTGCCCGCACCAGCTGAGCTGGTACTACGGAGCCGTCGTCGACGCCGTCGCTCAGGGCCTGCCCGAGAGCACCATCGTCGCCGTCCTCCGCACAGTCGTCACCGAGCTCGTCGAGCGAGCCGAGACTCCCGACGCCTCCTGTGGGTGCAGGACAGCGGGTACGAGCGGGTCCTCGTCGACCTTGTCGACGCGCTAG
- a CDS encoding MFS transporter, with the protein MRTPASLRGLPRETYVLALVAFCVALGFGIVVPAVPLFAQQFGVGSTAAGAVISAFALMRFVSGLSGGRLVDRVGERAALLVGLLVVAVSSLLAGLAVSYPQLLILRGVGGIGSAVFTIAATSLLLRVASAAQRGQTQSVYRGGFLIGGIAGPALGGAVIGVSLRAPFFLYAGTLVLAALAAATLLPKPPPKPPKADRPPKEPTVPLRVTLADPSYQAALAGSFATGFAVFGVRSAIVPLLVVQQLDLGAGWIGASFTVGAIVQGVLLLPAGKAVDRIGRRPTLVGGGLLVAVALAGLAAADGAVGLMVSTVVFSCGASLLGVAPAALVGDVTEGRSGRAVAVWQMASDLGGVTGPLIAGLLVDYASFGAALVVSAVVVAVCALVGLRVPGAGSRASHGVRGSRSIS; encoded by the coding sequence GTGAGGACCCCGGCGAGCCTGAGGGGGCTGCCGCGCGAGACCTACGTCCTCGCCCTGGTGGCCTTCTGCGTCGCGCTCGGCTTCGGGATCGTGGTGCCCGCGGTGCCGCTATTCGCGCAGCAGTTCGGCGTCGGGAGCACCGCCGCCGGCGCGGTCATCTCGGCGTTCGCCTTGATGCGCTTCGTGTCGGGGCTGAGCGGTGGGCGGCTCGTCGACCGGGTGGGGGAGCGGGCCGCGCTGCTGGTCGGGCTGCTGGTCGTCGCGGTGTCCTCTCTGCTCGCGGGCCTGGCTGTCAGCTACCCCCAGCTGCTGATCCTGCGCGGTGTCGGCGGCATCGGCTCGGCGGTCTTCACGATTGCCGCGACGAGCCTGCTGCTGCGGGTCGCGAGCGCCGCGCAGCGCGGACAGACGCAGAGCGTCTACCGGGGCGGGTTCCTCATCGGCGGGATCGCCGGCCCGGCCCTGGGTGGCGCGGTCATCGGCGTCTCGCTGCGCGCACCGTTCTTCCTCTACGCCGGGACGCTCGTGCTCGCGGCGCTCGCCGCAGCGACGTTGCTCCCGAAGCCGCCGCCGAAGCCGCCGAAGGCTGACAGGCCGCCCAAAGAGCCGACCGTCCCGCTGCGGGTGACGCTCGCCGACCCGTCGTACCAGGCTGCTCTGGCTGGGAGCTTCGCGACCGGCTTCGCGGTGTTCGGGGTGCGCAGTGCGATCGTGCCGCTGCTGGTGGTGCAGCAGCTCGACCTGGGTGCGGGGTGGATCGGTGCGTCGTTCACCGTCGGCGCGATCGTGCAGGGGGTGCTGCTCCTGCCTGCGGGCAAGGCGGTCGACAGGATCGGTCGCCGCCCGACGCTCGTCGGTGGCGGGCTGCTCGTCGCGGTGGCGCTGGCGGGGCTTGCCGCGGCGGACGGTGCTGTCGGGCTGATGGTGTCGACGGTGGTGTTCTCGTGCGGGGCCTCGCTGCTCGGGGTCGCTCCGGCTGCGCTCGTCGGTGACGTCACCGAGGGGCGCAGCGGTCGGGCCGTCGCGGTGTGGCAGATGGCCAGCGACCTGGGCGGGGTCACCGGGCCGCTGATCGCCGGGCTGCTCGTCGACTACGCGTCCTTCGGTGCGGCCCTTGTCGTGAGCGCGGTCGTCGTGGCGGTGTGCGCTCTCGTGGGCTTGCGGGTCCCGGGTGCCGGGTCTCGGGCGTCTCACGGCGTGCGTGGCTCTCGGTCCATCAGCTAA
- a CDS encoding Arc family DNA-binding protein gives MADLSIRNLDDDVRRRLRVRAAEHGLSMEAEVRQILTEAVADEGLAARPFSALRESFAAIGGVDLQLPARDEPARSATFVT, from the coding sequence GTGGCAGACCTGAGCATTCGCAACCTCGATGACGACGTGAGGCGGCGTCTGCGTGTGCGCGCGGCCGAGCACGGGCTTTCCATGGAGGCTGAGGTCCGGCAGATCCTCACCGAGGCCGTCGCCGACGAGGGCCTCGCAGCGCGCCCCTTCAGCGCACTGCGGGAGAGCTTCGCGGCGATCGGCGGAGTCGACCTGCAGCTACCGGCTCGTGATGAGCCTGCACGCTCTGCGACGTTCGTGACGTGA
- a CDS encoding LuxR C-terminal-related transcriptional regulator: protein MSTALALVSVLTAREREVLELVAEGRTNQAIGHALALSPRTVAKHLEHSYRKLDVSCRTQAVVVVLRERAGPA from the coding sequence ATGTCGACAGCACTGGCCCTTGTCAGCGTCCTGACGGCACGCGAGCGCGAGGTCCTCGAGCTCGTGGCCGAAGGGCGGACCAACCAGGCGATCGGTCATGCGCTGGCGCTGAGCCCGCGCACGGTCGCCAAGCACCTGGAGCACAGCTATCGCAAGCTCGACGTGAGCTGCCGGACCCAGGCCGTCGTCGTCGTCCTCCGGGAGCGGGCCGGCCCGGCCTGA
- a CDS encoding type II toxin-antitoxin system VapC family toxin, which yields MIVVDTNVFSELMRSAPAPQVDDWFAAQDETRLFVTAVTLAEVSYGIERLPAGARKRTILATAEESFGAFVGKVLPFDEVAARAYGAIAAEREALGLPISAMDAQIAAICRASGALLATRNTKDFEQTGVSLVDPWNAE from the coding sequence GTGATCGTCGTCGACACCAATGTCTTCTCGGAGCTGATGCGATCCGCGCCTGCTCCGCAGGTCGATGACTGGTTCGCCGCTCAGGACGAGACCAGGCTGTTCGTGACCGCAGTGACCCTGGCCGAGGTGTCTTACGGCATCGAACGACTGCCCGCCGGCGCGCGCAAGCGGACCATCCTGGCGACTGCCGAGGAGAGCTTCGGGGCGTTCGTCGGCAAGGTGCTCCCCTTTGACGAGGTCGCAGCCCGCGCCTATGGCGCGATCGCCGCCGAACGAGAAGCGCTAGGCCTTCCGATCAGCGCGATGGACGCACAGATCGCTGCGATCTGCCGCGCCAGCGGAGCACTCCTCGCCACCCGCAACACCAAGGATTTCGAGCAGACAGGTGTCTCCCTCGTCGATCCATGGAACGCGGAGTGA